A single window of Electrophorus electricus isolate fEleEle1 chromosome 16, fEleEle1.pri, whole genome shotgun sequence DNA harbors:
- the LOC118242692 gene encoding histone H4, whose protein sequence is MSGRGKGGKGLGKGGAKRHRKVLRDNIQGITKPAIRRLARRGGVKRISGLIYEETRGVLKVFLENVIRDAVTYTEHAKRKTVTAMDVVYALKRQGRTLYGFGG, encoded by the coding sequence ATGTCTGGCAGAGGAAAGGGTGGTAAGGGTCTGGGGAAAGGTGGCGCTAAGCGTCACCGTAAAGTACTCCGCGACAACATCCAGGGTATCACTAAGCCAGCTATCCGCCGTCTGGCTCGTCGTGGCGGTGTGAAGCGCATCTCCGGTCTGATCTACGAGGAGACCCGTGGCGTGCTGAAAGTGTTTCTGGAGAACGTCATCAGGGACGCGGTTACCTACACCGAGCATGCCAAGAGAAAGACTGTCACCGCCATGGATGTGGTTTATGCTCTGAAACGCCAGGGACGTACTCTGTACGGCTTCGGAGGGTAA